A section of the Subtercola frigoramans genome encodes:
- the orn gene encoding oligoribonuclease, with amino-acid sequence MSAQTDRLVWIDCEMTGLDLAIDELVEVAVVITDFDLNLVDPGFTIVIKPDDSALSNMNDFVRNMHATSGLDALIPNGVSLAEAEYEVLEYILKFVPNEMKAPIAGNTIGTDRMFLAKYMPRVDAHLHYRSVDVSSIKELARRWFPPIYFHAPAKDGGHRALADILESIRELEYYRKAVFVAPPGPASADLKTIAADVVNEFAAKL; translated from the coding sequence ATGAGTGCACAAACAGACCGCTTGGTCTGGATCGACTGTGAAATGACCGGCCTCGACCTCGCGATCGACGAACTGGTCGAGGTGGCGGTCGTCATCACCGACTTCGACCTGAACCTGGTCGACCCCGGCTTCACCATCGTCATCAAGCCCGACGACTCCGCCCTGTCGAACATGAACGACTTCGTGCGTAACATGCACGCCACGAGCGGCCTCGACGCGCTCATCCCGAACGGTGTCAGCTTGGCGGAGGCCGAGTACGAGGTCCTCGAGTACATCCTGAAGTTCGTGCCGAACGAGATGAAGGCCCCGATTGCGGGCAACACCATCGGCACCGACCGCATGTTCCTCGCGAAATACATGCCGCGTGTCGACGCCCACCTCCACTACCGCAGCGTCGACGTGTCATCGATCAAAGAACTCGCCCGCCGCTGGTTCCCGCCGATCTACTTCCACGCGCCCGCCAAAGACGGCGGCCACCGTGCCTTGGCCGACATTCTCGAGTCGATCCGCGAGCTCGAGTACTACCGCAAAGCCGTGTTCGTGGCCCCACCTGGCCCTGCCTCTGCCGACCTCAAAACCATTGCGGCAGACGTCGTGAACGAGTTCGCCGCAAAGCTGTAA